The Carnobacterium mobile DSM 4848 genome includes a window with the following:
- a CDS encoding MalY/PatB family protein, which yields MESKFDEIIDRTNQLDIKWGQSEKVFGSIDVLPMWIADMDFASPKPVLDALKSLLDSRILGYTAPPDTLYQAIIDWQKERHHMELTKEAILFSPGVVPSIALIIQTFTKENEAIMIHDPVYTPFSNMITLNHRRCVRSTLIVEQNQFKMDFIEMEKQMVEQQVKLFILCNPQNPGGRVWSKEELIQLAELCKKHQILIISDEIHGDLIFQPYQLASLVTLDVSYQEFVITLSAATKTFNLAGIKTSMIYVQNKFLADQLKLAQAKMEQSNLTTFGYIGTETALTKCGPWLTDLLQYLSENLEIICAFFDKELPDVSYMKPQGTYLFWFDCSSLNMTDAELAAHFATVGKIGLNAGAAYGPAGSHYMRLNFAASKSLIIEGLNRIKLAFENQ from the coding sequence ATGGAAAGTAAGTTTGATGAAATTATTGACCGTACTAATCAATTGGATATTAAATGGGGGCAGTCAGAAAAAGTATTTGGTTCAATAGATGTTCTTCCCATGTGGATCGCGGATATGGATTTCGCGAGTCCAAAGCCGGTTCTCGATGCCTTAAAATCTTTACTTGATTCTCGTATTTTAGGATATACCGCTCCTCCTGATACACTTTACCAAGCTATTATCGATTGGCAAAAAGAACGTCATCACATGGAACTGACAAAAGAAGCGATTCTCTTTTCGCCAGGAGTCGTGCCAAGTATTGCCTTGATCATTCAAACATTTACGAAAGAAAATGAAGCGATTATGATTCATGATCCTGTCTATACACCCTTTTCAAATATGATTACATTAAACCATCGCCGTTGTGTGCGCTCTACTTTAATTGTAGAACAAAATCAGTTTAAAATGGATTTCATCGAAATGGAAAAACAAATGGTCGAGCAGCAGGTTAAACTATTTATTCTATGTAATCCGCAAAATCCAGGCGGACGTGTCTGGTCAAAAGAAGAGCTCATTCAATTGGCTGAGCTTTGTAAAAAACACCAGATCCTAATCATCAGCGACGAAATCCATGGTGATCTGATTTTTCAACCTTATCAGCTTGCTTCATTAGTAACACTGGATGTGTCTTACCAAGAGTTTGTGATTACACTCTCAGCTGCTACTAAAACATTTAATTTAGCTGGAATTAAAACTTCAATGATTTACGTACAAAATAAATTTCTAGCTGATCAACTAAAATTAGCGCAAGCTAAAATGGAACAAAGCAATTTAACGACATTTGGTTATATCGGAACAGAAACAGCTTTGACTAAATGCGGTCCTTGGCTAACTGATTTATTACAGTACCTTAGTGAAAATCTAGAAATAATTTGTGCATTTTTTGATAAAGAATTACCAGACGTATCTTATATGAAACCGCAAGGCACTTATTTATTCTGGTTTGATTGCTCTAGTTTAAATATGACTGATGCTGAATTAGCAGCACATTTTGCTACAGTAGGAAAAATAGGACTAAATGCAGGAGCAGCTTATGGTCCAGCTGGTTCACATTATATGCGGTTAAACTTTGCAGCATCAAAAAGCCTTATAATTGAAGGTTTAAATCGAATCAAATTGGCCTTTGAGAACCAATAA
- a CDS encoding glucose-6-phosphate isomerase, with product MGHIKFDYSKIEKFIQPHEISNMQQQVTTANDMLRNGTGAGSDYLGWIDLPKNYDKDEFARIKAAAKKIQNDSEILVVIGIGGSYLGAKAALDFLNHSFYNLLPKEERKFPQVFFAGNSISSTYLSDLIDVIGDRDFSVNIISKSGTTTEPAIAFRVFKELLEKKYGAEEAKKRIYATTDKARGALKEEANAQGYESFIIPDDIGGRFSVLTAVGLLPIAASGADIDALMQGAADAADAYSSDKLEENEAYQYAAIRNILYRKGKVTEILVNYEPSLQYFSEWWKQLFGESEGKDQKGIFPASANFSTDLHSIGQSIQDGQRNIFETIVKVNKAKHSLNIPVTDEDLDGLGYLQGKEIDFVNTKAFEGTLLAHTDGNVPNLLVTIPETDAYTLGYLMYFFEIAVGVSGYLNGVNPFDQPGVEAYKKNMFALLGKPGFEELAKELNERL from the coding sequence ATGGGACATATTAAATTTGATTATTCAAAAATCGAAAAATTTATTCAACCACATGAAATTTCAAACATGCAACAGCAAGTAACAACTGCTAATGACATGTTGCGTAACGGCACTGGAGCAGGAAGTGACTATTTGGGTTGGATCGATTTACCTAAAAATTATGATAAAGATGAATTTGCCCGCATCAAAGCTGCAGCGAAAAAAATTCAAAATGATTCAGAAATTTTAGTGGTGATCGGGATAGGCGGATCTTACCTAGGAGCTAAAGCTGCCTTAGATTTCTTGAACCATTCATTCTATAATTTGCTGCCTAAAGAAGAACGCAAATTCCCGCAAGTTTTCTTTGCAGGAAACAGTATCAGTTCAACTTATTTAAGTGACTTAATTGATGTGATCGGAGACCGTGATTTTTCTGTAAATATTATTTCAAAATCTGGAACAACTACAGAACCGGCTATTGCTTTCCGTGTCTTTAAAGAACTTTTGGAGAAAAAATATGGAGCTGAAGAAGCTAAAAAACGGATTTATGCAACGACGGATAAAGCAAGAGGTGCTTTGAAAGAAGAAGCAAATGCGCAAGGGTATGAATCATTCATTATCCCAGATGATATTGGCGGACGTTTTTCAGTATTAACAGCTGTGGGCTTATTGCCGATTGCAGCAAGCGGAGCGGATATTGATGCATTAATGCAAGGGGCAGCAGATGCAGCAGATGCATACAGCAGCGATAAGTTAGAAGAAAATGAAGCTTATCAATATGCAGCGATCCGTAATATTCTTTACCGCAAAGGAAAAGTAACAGAGATATTAGTCAATTACGAACCAAGTCTGCAATACTTCTCAGAATGGTGGAAACAATTATTTGGCGAATCAGAAGGAAAAGACCAAAAAGGAATCTTCCCGGCAAGCGCGAATTTTTCTACTGACTTGCATTCAATTGGTCAATCCATTCAAGATGGTCAACGGAATATTTTTGAAACAATTGTTAAAGTAAACAAAGCAAAACACTCACTAAATATTCCAGTTACTGATGAAGACTTGGATGGATTAGGTTACCTGCAAGGCAAAGAGATCGACTTTGTTAACACAAAAGCATTTGAAGGAACTTTATTAGCTCATACAGATGGAAACGTGCCTAACTTACTTGTAACTATCCCAGAAACAGATGCGTATACTCTAGGCTATTTGATGTATTTCTTTGAAATCGCAGTGGGAGTTTCAGGTTACTTAAACGGTGTGAATCCATTTGACCAACCTGGAGTAGAAGCTTATAAGAAAAATATGTTTGCTTTATTAGGAAAACCAGGATTTGAAGAGTTAGCAAAAGAATTAAACGAACGCTTGTAA
- a CDS encoding GNAT family N-acetyltransferase, which yields MNETVRLHQAKRTDLTMINDMLIQTVLWLQSQGSSQWSGILEGQDNHNTAEAINRGEVFYGTINSQTVGMFILWDHQSKWDSSFWGVDKSTDYFYLHRLTIIRAFSGQGISSKLLNEAKIYAKSKGKKAIRLDCIADNQYLNKLYQNAGFVNRGKITNIITDNQKKDFNLYQYDLK from the coding sequence ATGAATGAAACAGTTCGTTTGCATCAAGCAAAAAGAACAGATTTGACAATGATAAATGATATGTTGATTCAGACCGTTTTATGGTTGCAGTCTCAGGGATCTTCACAATGGTCTGGAATATTAGAAGGTCAAGATAATCATAATACAGCGGAAGCAATAAACCGTGGAGAAGTTTTTTATGGAACGATCAATAGCCAAACGGTGGGCATGTTCATTTTATGGGACCACCAAAGTAAATGGGATAGCTCTTTTTGGGGAGTAGATAAAAGCACAGATTATTTTTATTTGCATCGTTTAACCATTATACGTGCTTTTTCTGGCCAAGGAATTTCGAGCAAATTATTAAATGAAGCAAAAATATATGCTAAATCAAAAGGAAAAAAAGCTATTCGATTGGATTGTATTGCTGATAATCAGTATTTAAATAAATTGTATCAAAATGCGGGGTTCGTCAATAGAGGGAAAATAACAAATATCATCACAGATAATCAAAAAAAGGATTTTAACTTATATCAGTATGACTTAAAGTGA
- the yugI gene encoding S1 domain-containing post-transcriptional regulator GSP13 has product MDYKIGMIVKGKVTGIQPYGAFVALDKETQGLIHISECKHGYVKNLNEVLAVGDEMDVMILDIDEYTKKISLSLRALEDQSHFHYHSKKRRHRQEKLNQDGFKTIRDLMPQWIEEAKADEKRQVN; this is encoded by the coding sequence ATGGATTATAAAATCGGTATGATTGTTAAAGGTAAAGTAACTGGTATCCAACCTTATGGTGCATTTGTTGCATTAGACAAAGAAACACAAGGATTAATCCATATTTCCGAATGCAAGCATGGATATGTAAAAAATCTAAATGAAGTTCTAGCTGTTGGCGATGAGATGGATGTGATGATTTTGGATATTGATGAGTATACCAAAAAAATCAGCTTATCATTGAGAGCTTTAGAAGACCAAAGCCACTTTCATTATCACTCTAAGAAAAGAAGACACCGTCAAGAAAAATTGAATCAGGATGGATTCAAAACAATTCGTGATTTAATGCCCCAATGGATCGAAGAAGCAAAAGCAGATGAAAAAAGGCAAGTGAATTAG